One Pseudonocardia sediminis DNA window includes the following coding sequences:
- the hemQ gene encoding hydrogen peroxide-dependent heme synthase, whose protein sequence is MARVDYHAINDSIRYTMWSVFRVEPGRLGDDRSSAAQQASEFLDSLDNKGVIVRGVYDLAGVRADADYMIWWHADNIEALQAAYSDLRRTTALGRASVPVWSQTALHRPAEFNKSHVPAFMAGEEPKRYVCVYPFVRSYEWYLLPDDERRKMLADHGKEARGYADVRANTVPAFALGDYEWILAFEADELYRIVDLMRHLRATEARLHVREEVPFYTGPQVQVGDLVATLP, encoded by the coding sequence ATGGCCCGCGTCGACTACCACGCCATCAACGACTCCATCCGCTACACCATGTGGTCGGTGTTCCGGGTCGAACCCGGACGCCTCGGGGACGACCGTTCCTCGGCCGCGCAGCAGGCGTCGGAGTTCCTGGACTCGCTCGACAACAAGGGCGTCATCGTCCGCGGCGTGTACGACCTGGCCGGTGTCCGCGCCGACGCCGACTACATGATCTGGTGGCACGCGGACAACATCGAGGCCCTGCAGGCCGCCTACTCCGACCTGCGCCGCACCACCGCGCTCGGCCGGGCGTCGGTCCCGGTGTGGAGCCAGACCGCGCTGCACCGCCCGGCGGAGTTCAACAAGAGCCACGTGCCGGCGTTCATGGCCGGCGAGGAGCCCAAGCGCTACGTGTGCGTCTACCCGTTCGTCCGGTCCTACGAGTGGTACCTGCTGCCCGACGACGAGCGCCGCAAGATGCTCGCCGACCACGGCAAGGAGGCCCGCGGCTACGCCGACGTGCGCGCCAACACCGTGCCGGCGTTCGCACTCGGCGACTACGAGTGGATCCTCGCGTTCGAGGCCGACGAGCTGTACCGGATCGTCGACCTGATGCGTCACCTGCGGGCCACCGAGGCGCGCCTGCACGTGCGCGAGGAGGTCCCGTTCTACACCGGGCCGCAGGTCCAGGTCGGCGACCTGGTCGCGACCCTGCCCTGA
- the msrB gene encoding peptide-methionine (R)-S-oxide reductase MsrB, with protein MGLFSRGSGSENSTDTEPAPTVVKTDDEWRAQLNPAEYQVLRKAGTERPFTGEYTDTKTTGVYRCRACDAELFRSDSKFESHCGWPSFFTPLAGEAVIERVDSSMGMRRVEVLCATCHSHLGHVFEGEGYGTPTDLRYCINSVSLKLEPAES; from the coding sequence ATGGGATTGTTCAGCCGAGGTAGCGGCTCCGAAAACTCCACCGACACCGAGCCCGCCCCCACCGTCGTCAAGACCGACGACGAGTGGCGCGCGCAGCTGAACCCGGCCGAGTACCAGGTCCTGCGCAAGGCGGGCACCGAGCGCCCGTTCACCGGTGAGTACACCGACACGAAGACCACCGGCGTCTACCGGTGCCGGGCGTGCGACGCCGAGCTGTTCCGCAGCGACTCCAAGTTCGAGTCGCACTGCGGGTGGCCGTCGTTCTTCACCCCGCTCGCCGGCGAGGCGGTCATCGAGCGGGTCGACAGCTCGATGGGCATGCGCCGGGTCGAGGTGCTGTGCGCGACCTGCCACAGCCACCTCGGGCACGTGTTCGAGGGCGAGGGCTACGGCACCCCGACCGACCTGCGCTACTGCATCAACTCGGTCTCGCTCAAGCTGGAGCCGGCCGAGAGCTGA